A portion of the Xiphias gladius isolate SHS-SW01 ecotype Sanya breed wild unplaced genomic scaffold, ASM1685928v1 HiC_scaffold_99, whole genome shotgun sequence genome contains these proteins:
- the LOC120788014 gene encoding LOW QUALITY PROTEIN: protein SCO2 homolog, mitochondrial (The sequence of the model RefSeq protein was modified relative to this genomic sequence to represent the inferred CDS: inserted 1 base in 1 codon), translating into MPVSVLVGADRGHLSTGRRPESKMLGLWCIVGGPRGGGRLLRSLPRVQKTSASWPSPTSESHRIRLYGRPPRPPPQTQLRFLSRGQNSSASTAKLKLRTRLLVTLLFGGGVLAMWGFVYSEKQQKLRRQRIEQLQQVALGRGTFSLLDHRGRRRTKRDFLGSWVLLYFGFTHCPDICPEELDKMSGVVSALDRDASLPPVQPLFITVDPERDDVPAVAQYVKDFHPRLIGMTGTSEEVKHAGQEYRVYAXPGPKDEDGDYIVDHTIMIYLINPDGLFLDYYNRTKDQEQITESVRNHIKNYVRLGGT; encoded by the exons ATGCCGGTGAGCGTTTTAGTCGGTGCGGATCGTGGACACCTGTCCACAG gacGACGTCCCGAGTCAAAGATGCTCGGGCTGTGGTGCATTGTGGGAGGACCTCGTGGAGGAGGAAGACTCCTGAGAAGTCTTCCTCGCGTCCAGAAGACGTCTGCGTCCTGGCCGTCGCCGACCTCAGAGAGTCACCGCATCAGACTGTACGGCCGCCCTCCTCGTCCCCCTCCGCAGACTCAGCTGCGTTTCCTGTCTCGGGGTCAGAACTCGTCTGCTTCTACGGCCAAGCTGAAGCTGAGGACCCGTCTGTTGGTGACTCTGCTGTTCGGCGGCGGCGTGCTGGCCATGTGGGGCTTCGTGTACTCGGAGAAGCAGCAGAAGTTGCGGCGGCAGCGCAtcgagcagctgcagcaggtggCTCTGGGTCGGGGGACCTTCAGCCTCCTGGACCACAGGGGCCGGCGCAGGACCAAGCGAGACTTCCTGGGCAGCTGGGTGCTGCTGTACTTTGGCTTCACGCACTGCCCGGACATCTGCCCCGAAGAGCTGGACAAGATGAGCGGCGTGGTGTCGGCCCTGGACCGGGACGCCTCGCTGCCGCCCGTCCAGCCCCTCTTTATCACCGTGGACCCGGAGAGGGACGACGTGCCGGCAGTGGCCCAATACGTCAAAGACTTCCACCCCCGTCTCATCGGAATGACGGGTACATCGGAGGAGGTGAAACACGCGGGGCAAGAATACAGAGTGTACG AGCCCGGACCCAAAGACGAGGACGGAGACTACATCGTGGATCACACCATCATGATCTACCTGATCAATCCCGACGGGCTGTTTCTGGACTACTACAACAGGACGAAGGACCAGGAGCAGATCACAGAGAGCGTCAGGAACCACATCAAGAACTACGTCAGACTCGGAGGAACCTGA
- the LOC120788013 gene encoding condensin-2 complex subunit H2-like, translated as MESTESRFAHLLQPIRELTKNWEIDVASDLNDYLEELDEMCITFDGGKTRLNFAEAALLIQGSACIYSKKVELLHSLVYQTLEYINDRNKKRNKQAAESQEDDTDAAASGHDADDVAEFTPLDIDISENSQKADSNTTVNVAPLPPESLIPPETHEKHKLPLISLKGEVLCSQKDFRMNLFIPRDEDLIRLTHRSGTRFLLDNDQHPADSLHQQQQEGAMAPITGDGGDDAADNFLPLDDNNMELNQEPEEYVDRHQASSDGRMIRERREVQADKQKKREATPPAVNLWIFHDQYAVLGEDKPFKSGKCHKVPDGLEDGGKRKRKQPSSLQDFRSWLRGAFDPPEHKLKNGPTFTDLNYIYLSTMKDKLKTRKRIYRKAGVVVSDEDLRRTFLQPEEAGPQQPGEEPVDGFRYPDLLGEDDDNSDNDEEFPDDIPAEFDGGPDFISPEAARDELSYEDLVKLRVEQLVGNCQGYTQETALSRRVKDWEDKVRPELVLQEERPAFDIHDYGDRIVDALNGVGHRRSFSAIVGGLDNFEACKYLLASLQLANDYTVEIDSAEGLEESLDSMGLTLLSTHRATDRFKTLRSST; from the exons ATGGAGTCTACAGAGAGCAGATTCGCTCACCTGCTGCAGCCGATTCGAGAACTCACCAAGAACTGGGAGATTGACGTGGCTTCAGATTTAAACGACTATTTAGAAGAG TTGGATGAGATGTGCATCACGTTTGACGGAGGAAAAACGAGACTGAACTTTGCAGAAGCAGCGCTGCTGATCCAGGGCTCAGCCTGCATCTACAGCAAGAAG GTGGAGCTGCTGCACAGTCTCGTTTACCAGACTCTGGAGTACATCAACGACAGAAACAAGAA GCGTAACAAACAGGCGGCAGAGTCACAGGAGGACGATACAGACGCAGCGGCGAGCGGCCACGATGCCGATGACGTGGCTGAG tTCACTCCTTTGGACATCGACATCTCGGAGAACTCACAGAAAGCTGACTCCAACACG ACTGTGAATGTGGCCCCGCTTCCTCCTGAGTCTCTGATTCCTCCTGAAACCCACGAGAAGCACAAACTCCCCCTCATCAG TCTGAAAGGTGAAGTCCTGTGCAGTCAGAAGGACTTCAGGATGAACCTGTTCATCCCACGAGACGAGGATCTGATCCGCCTCACACACAGATCAGGGACCAGGTTTCTTCTGGACAATGATCAACACCCTGCAGACTCtctgcatcagcagcagcaggaag GTGCAATGGCTCCGATCACAGGTGATGGTGGAGATGATGCTGCAGACAACTTCCTCCCTTTAGACGACAACAACATGGAGCTGAACCAGGAACCGGAGGAATATGTCGACAGACACCAG GCTTCAAGTGACGGAAGGATGATTCGAGAGAGACGAGAGGTCCAGGCtgacaaacagaagaaaagggagGCGACGCCACCTGCT gtgAATTTGTGGATATTTCATGACCAATATGCTGTTCTCGGGGAGGATAAACCGTTTAAATCAG GAAAATGTCACAAGGTTCCCGACGGCCTAGAAGAcggaggaaagaggaaaagaaaacaaccttcTTCACTTCAGGACTTCAGGAGCTGGCTCAGAGGAGCCT TTGATCCTCCTGAGCACAAGCTAAAAAATGGACCCACGTTTACAG ACTtgaactacatttatttgagcACAATGAAAGACAAACTGAAGACTCGAAAGAGGATCTACAGAAAAGCG GGAGTGGTGGTTTCTGACGAGGACCTGAGGAGGACCTTCCTGCAGCCGGAGGAGGCGGGGCCGCAGCAGCCGGGGGAGGAGCCCGTGGACGGATTCAGATACCCCGACCTGCTGG GTGAAGATGACGACAACTCGGACAACGATGAAGAGTTTCCCGACGACATCCCAGCGGAGTTCGATGGAGGACCGGACTTCATATCACCAG agGCTGCGAGAGATGAGCTGAGTTATGAAGATCTGGTGAAGCTGCGTGTG GAGCAGCTGGTGGGGAACTGTCAAGGTTACACTCAGGAAACGGCCCTGTCCCGAAGAGTTAAAGACTGGGAGGACAAGGTCCGCCCTGAACTGGTTCTGCAG GAGGAGCGCCCGGCGTTTGACATCCACGATTACGGAGACAGGATCGTCGACGCGTTGAACGGCGTCGGTCACCGCAGATCTTTCTCGGCCATCGTTGGCGGTCTGGACAACTTTGAGGCCTGCAAATATCTGCTGGCTTCGCTGCAGCTG gcTAATGACTACACGGTGGAGATTGACAGTGCTGAAGGTCTGGAGGAGAGTCTGGACTCGATGGGACTGACTCTGCTCAGCACTCACAGAGCGACAGACAGATTCAAAACTCTGAGGTCTTCAACCTGA